The proteins below come from a single Tissierella sp. MB52-C2 genomic window:
- the lpdA gene encoding dihydrolipoyl dehydrogenase, with product MSKYDILVLGGGPGGYVAAIRAAQLGAKVALIEKERLGGVCLNWGCIPTKTMLRTAKLYKDILRGEEFGIVGIDVDNIKVDWNSLINRKDKVVNQLVSGIESLMKKNKIDIYEGMGTVLNKNEIKVNDTTLWGKSLIIATGAKENFPSIDGLDHMVESGRVINSKGALSLKEIPEELIVVGGGVIAVEFATLFNSLGSKVTLIQRSSRILSSTESEMATTLERQLKKSGMNILTNTKLKSISNDGVLIEHKGKEKLFKGDKYLVSLGLKPQLKGLESLNLKLDSKGFVETNERMETSVDGVYAIGDLNGKYALAHVASHEGVIAAENIMGMKSKVDYNIVPQCIYTFPELASVGLTEEEAKEKGYDVIVSKFPLSANGKALAEGENVGFIKIIADKKYGEVLGTHIMASHATDMIAEAVMIMKLEGTVYDIKEGIHPHPTLSEAMMEAAFGAIDKPIHF from the coding sequence ATGAGTAAATACGATATTCTTGTTTTAGGCGGAGGCCCGGGAGGTTATGTGGCTGCCATAAGGGCAGCCCAGCTTGGGGCAAAGGTCGCTTTAATAGAAAAAGAAAGATTAGGTGGTGTTTGTCTGAATTGGGGTTGTATACCTACTAAGACAATGCTTAGAACTGCTAAACTCTATAAGGATATTTTAAGAGGAGAAGAATTTGGCATAGTAGGTATTGATGTAGATAATATAAAGGTAGATTGGAATTCTTTAATAAACAGGAAAGATAAAGTAGTTAACCAGCTAGTATCTGGTATAGAATCCCTTATGAAAAAGAATAAAATTGATATTTATGAAGGTATGGGAACTGTTTTAAATAAAAATGAAATTAAAGTAAATGATACTACTCTTTGGGGAAAGAGCCTTATTATAGCCACTGGAGCAAAGGAAAACTTTCCTTCCATAGATGGATTAGATCATATGGTGGAATCTGGTAGAGTTATAAATAGCAAAGGTGCATTAAGTTTAAAAGAAATTCCAGAGGAATTAATAGTAGTTGGCGGTGGAGTCATAGCAGTGGAGTTTGCAACACTTTTTAATTCTCTAGGCTCTAAGGTAACTCTAATTCAAAGATCCAGTAGAATATTGAGTTCTACAGAATCAGAAATGGCCACTACCCTTGAAAGACAGCTTAAAAAATCAGGTATGAATATATTGACCAATACTAAGTTAAAGTCTATATCAAATGATGGAGTTTTAATTGAACACAAAGGTAAGGAAAAGTTATTTAAAGGAGACAAATATCTTGTATCCTTAGGATTGAAGCCACAATTGAAGGGATTAGAAAGTCTAAATCTAAAGCTAGATTCCAAGGGTTTTGTAGAAACAAACGAAAGAATGGAAACTAGTGTAGATGGAGTATATGCCATAGGAGACTTAAATGGTAAATATGCCTTAGCCCATGTAGCTTCCCATGAGGGAGTGATTGCCGCTGAAAATATTATGGGAATGAAATCTAAAGTAGATTATAATATAGTACCTCAATGTATATATACATTCCCTGAGTTAGCTAGTGTAGGGCTTACAGAAGAAGAGGCTAAGGAAAAAGGATATGACGTCATAGTCAGTAAGTTCCCTTTATCAGCCAATGGTAAAGCCTTAGCTGAAGGAGAAAATGTAGGATTTATAAAGATAATAGCAGATAAAAAATATGGTGAAGTCTTAGGCACACATATTATGGCAAGTCATGCTACAGATATGATTGCAGAAGCAGTAATGATTATGAAACTTGAAGGAACAGTCTACGATATTAAGGAAGGAATCCACCCTCATCCTACCTTATCAGAAGCAATGATGGAAGCAGCCTTTGGTGCCATAGATAAACCAATTCATTTTTAA
- a CDS encoding dihydrolipoamide acetyltransferase family protein translates to MKFEFRFPDIGEGIREGTLMKWLVHEGEDIEEGQSVAEVETDKVTTEIPSARSGKVLELKFEEGDTIEVEQIFIVIDTSDGSLENEQELNELSEKEEVVEEETAGVVGEVIASSEVIPSSTEGQNMLKETAHKKKVLATPVARKMAKDLGVDIQIIEGTGPNGRVMKEDILNSKEDTKPARVEEPKTEPVKVNYDNNEKLERIPLTRIRKTIAEQMSKSRFTIPHTTAMDEIDVSKLVEFRNRHKDRFKAEDINLTYLPFIIKAVIRVLKEFPEFNSSFDEENQELVLKHFYHIGIATDTDRGLMVPVLQDADEKSIVEIAKEVEDLSNRAKENKAELHELKGSTFTVTNYGSIGGLFGIPIINYPESAILGIGRIVKKPIVKDDEIVIAHMLPLSLSYDHRIIDGASGARFLNMLTQLLSNPEILLLMS, encoded by the coding sequence ATGAAATTTGAATTTCGTTTCCCAGATATAGGTGAAGGTATAAGAGAAGGTACTCTTATGAAATGGTTAGTCCATGAAGGTGAAGATATAGAGGAAGGGCAATCTGTAGCTGAGGTAGAAACAGATAAGGTCACTACAGAAATCCCTTCTGCAAGATCAGGTAAAGTATTAGAATTGAAGTTTGAAGAAGGAGATACTATTGAAGTAGAGCAAATTTTTATTGTAATAGATACTTCTGATGGCTCTTTAGAAAATGAACAAGAACTAAATGAACTATCTGAAAAAGAAGAAGTCGTAGAAGAAGAAACTGCAGGAGTTGTAGGAGAAGTCATAGCTTCCTCAGAAGTGATTCCATCTAGTACTGAAGGTCAAAATATGCTAAAAGAAACAGCTCATAAGAAAAAAGTATTAGCTACTCCTGTAGCTAGAAAAATGGCTAAAGATTTAGGAGTAGATATTCAAATCATAGAAGGAACAGGTCCAAATGGAAGAGTAATGAAGGAAGATATTTTAAATTCTAAGGAAGACACTAAACCGGCTAGGGTAGAAGAACCTAAGACTGAACCAGTAAAAGTAAATTATGATAATAATGAGAAATTGGAAAGAATTCCACTTACAAGAATTAGAAAGACTATTGCAGAGCAAATGTCAAAATCTAGATTTACTATACCTCATACAACTGCAATGGATGAAATAGATGTTTCTAAATTAGTAGAGTTTAGAAATAGGCACAAGGATAGGTTTAAAGCTGAAGATATTAATCTAACTTATTTACCATTTATTATTAAGGCTGTCATAAGAGTACTGAAAGAATTCCCTGAATTTAACTCATCCTTCGATGAAGAAAATCAGGAATTAGTCCTAAAGCATTTCTATCATATTGGTATAGCAACAGATACTGATAGAGGGCTTATGGTACCAGTGCTTCAAGATGCAGATGAAAAAAGTATTGTAGAAATTGCTAAAGAAGTAGAAGATTTAAGTAATAGAGCCAAGGAAAATAAGGCAGAGCTCCATGAATTAAAGGGAAGTACTTTTACTGTAACTAATTATGGTTCAATCGGTGGACTATTTGGTATCCCAATTATTAACTACCCTGAATCAGCAATCCTTGGTATAGGTCGTATTGTAAAGAAACCTATTGTAAAGGATGATGAAATAGTAATTGCCCATATGCTGCCTTTATCTCTATCCTATGACCATAGAATAATTGACGGTGCCAGTGGTGCTCGTTTCCTAAATATGCTAACTCAATTATTATCTAACCCAGAAATACTTTTACTAATGTCATAG
- a CDS encoding alpha-ketoacid dehydrogenase subunit beta yields the protein MANTLNIVQAVNQALMNEMESDETVVVYGEDVGLEGGVFRATVGLQEKFGKMRAFDSPLAESAIVGTAVGMAVNGLKPVVEMQFMGFSYPAFNQIISHVARMRNRSRGRYTLPMVIRAPYGGGIRALEHHSESTEALYAHIPGLKVVIPSTPYDAKGLLIAAIRDPDPVLFLEPKRIYRAFKQDIPEDAYTLPIGKAKVVEEGEDVTIITWGAMVRDVQKAAQMVKAKGIHPEIIDLRTIAPMDRETFVQSVKKTGRAIVVHEAPKTLGTGAEIVAILNEKAFLYLEAPPTRVTGFDTTFPLPRGEKHYIPSPERIAKTIEDLVKF from the coding sequence ATGGCTAACACATTAAATATAGTTCAAGCTGTTAATCAAGCTTTAATGAATGAAATGGAAAGTGATGAAACTGTAGTAGTTTATGGTGAAGACGTAGGTCTTGAAGGTGGAGTTTTTAGAGCCACTGTTGGATTGCAAGAGAAGTTTGGAAAGATGAGAGCCTTTGACTCTCCCCTTGCAGAATCTGCCATAGTAGGTACAGCAGTGGGTATGGCAGTTAATGGACTAAAACCAGTTGTAGAAATGCAGTTTATGGGCTTCTCCTATCCTGCCTTTAACCAAATAATATCTCATGTTGCTAGAATGAGAAACCGTAGTAGAGGTAGATATACTTTGCCTATGGTAATTCGTGCTCCTTACGGTGGAGGTATTAGGGCATTGGAACATCACTCTGAAAGTACGGAAGCACTTTATGCTCATATACCAGGGCTCAAAGTCGTTATTCCCTCTACCCCTTATGATGCAAAGGGACTTCTTATAGCAGCAATTAGAGATCCTGACCCAGTTTTATTTCTAGAACCAAAGAGAATATATAGAGCCTTTAAACAAGATATTCCAGAAGACGCTTATACACTTCCTATTGGTAAAGCAAAGGTTGTGGAAGAAGGAGAAGATGTAACTATTATAACTTGGGGTGCAATGGTTAGAGATGTGCAGAAAGCTGCCCAAATGGTAAAAGCCAAAGGAATCCATCCAGAAATAATAGATCTAAGAACCATCGCTCCAATGGACAGAGAGACTTTTGTTCAATCAGTTAAGAAAACTGGAAGAGCCATAGTAGTCCACGAAGCTCCAAAGACTTTAGGTACAGGAGCAGAGATTGTAGCTATTCTAAATGAAAAGGCATTCTTATATTTAGAAGCTCCTCCTACTCGTGTAACAGGATTTGATACTACTTTCCCTCTTCCAAGGGGAGAAAAACATTATATTCCATCTCCTGAAAGAATAGCAAAAACAATTGAAGATTTAGTTAAGTTTTAG
- the pdhA gene encoding pyruvate dehydrogenase (acetyl-transferring) E1 component subunit alpha, which translates to MRFEDYNPLDEKYYSILNADGEIINETDIPALSDEELLYLYRTMLYTRTIDEKALSYQRQGRMLTYAPNTGQEAAQIGSAYAMDKEDWLVPAFRELGAWLVRGVPLKNIYLYWYGNEWGSYMPEGVKVLPVSVPIGSQYQHAAGIGMANNIKGEKNAVVTYIGDGGTSHGDFHEALNFAAVFNAPVVFIIQNNQYAISVAREKQTKSKTLAQKAIAYGMPGIVVDGNDIFAMYSATKEAIDRARNGEGPTLIEAFTYRLGAHTTSDDPTLYREDSEVEEWKHKDPLLRFKKYLLNKNILTEEWEEKIKKELENEVMSTFESIENKSDTEIDDIFKYHYETLPPQLEEQLLEYKSFLEGGK; encoded by the coding sequence ATGAGATTTGAAGATTATAACCCTCTAGATGAAAAATATTATAGTATTTTAAATGCCGATGGCGAAATTATAAACGAAACAGATATTCCAGCACTGTCCGATGAGGAATTATTATATCTTTATAGGACTATGTTATACACTCGTACAATAGATGAAAAAGCTTTATCATATCAAAGACAGGGAAGGATGCTTACCTATGCTCCTAACACTGGTCAAGAAGCTGCCCAAATAGGCAGTGCCTATGCCATGGATAAGGAAGACTGGTTAGTTCCTGCTTTTAGAGAATTAGGGGCTTGGTTAGTTAGAGGTGTTCCTCTTAAAAACATTTATTTATATTGGTATGGAAATGAATGGGGAAGTTATATGCCAGAAGGTGTAAAAGTACTTCCTGTATCTGTTCCTATAGGTTCTCAATATCAACATGCAGCAGGTATTGGTATGGCAAATAATATTAAAGGAGAGAAAAATGCAGTAGTAACTTATATTGGAGATGGTGGTACTTCCCACGGAGATTTCCATGAGGCTTTAAACTTTGCCGCAGTTTTTAATGCTCCAGTAGTATTTATAATCCAAAATAATCAATACGCTATTTCAGTTGCTAGGGAAAAACAGACTAAGAGTAAAACCTTAGCTCAAAAAGCTATTGCTTATGGTATGCCAGGTATTGTAGTAGATGGCAATGATATATTTGCCATGTATTCTGCTACAAAAGAAGCCATAGATAGAGCTAGAAATGGTGAAGGTCCTACACTCATAGAAGCCTTCACCTATAGATTAGGTGCTCATACTACTTCTGATGATCCTACTTTGTATAGGGAAGATTCTGAAGTAGAAGAATGGAAACATAAAGACCCATTATTAAGATTTAAAAAATATTTATTAAATAAGAATATATTAACAGAGGAATGGGAAGAAAAGATTAAAAAAGAATTAGAAAATGAAGTAATGTCTACTTTCGAATCAATTGAAAATAAATCTGATACTGAAATTGATGATATATTTAAGTATCACTATGAAACACTGCCTCCACAATTAGAGGAACAATTGTTGGAATACAAGTCTTTTTTAGAAGGAGGTAAATAA
- a CDS encoding zinc ribbon domain-containing protein YjdM, whose amino-acid sequence MSSLPNCPKCSSEYTYEDGHLLVCPECAHEWNPDIQQESTDEKVVKDANGNVLSDGDDIIVIKDLKVKGSSSSVKIGTKVKNIKLVDGDHDIDCKIDGFGAMKLKSEFVKKA is encoded by the coding sequence ATGTCAAGCTTACCAAATTGTCCAAAGTGTAGTTCAGAATATACTTATGAAGATGGACACCTTCTTGTTTGTCCAGAGTGTGCTCACGAGTGGAACCCAGATATACAACAAGAATCTACCGATGAGAAGGTAGTAAAAGATGCCAATGGGAATGTACTTAGTGATGGTGATGATATAATAGTGATTAAGGATCTTAAGGTAAAGGGAAGTTCATCATCTGTAAAGATAGGTACAAAGGTGAAAAATATAAAATTAGTTGATGGGGACCACGATATTGATTGTAAAATTGATGGATTTGGAGCCATGAAACTAAAATCTGAATTTGTAAAAAAAGCATAA
- a CDS encoding YtrH family sporulation protein, whose product MSDFYISIVQNFCIAFGVVVGGSVFAGIGAIITNNPPLRTMLNVASSIKIWAVAIALGGTFSSFIIIDKGLLEGELKSIIKQMIYILIALLGANLGFSFIKLIQRSSEIWLK is encoded by the coding sequence TTGTCTGATTTTTATATAAGTATAGTACAAAACTTTTGTATTGCTTTTGGCGTAGTAGTTGGAGGAAGTGTATTCGCAGGAATAGGAGCAATTATAACTAATAATCCACCTCTTAGGACTATGCTAAATGTGGCAAGCTCTATTAAAATATGGGCCGTTGCCATTGCCTTAGGCGGAACATTTTCTTCTTTTATAATAATTGATAAAGGTTTGTTAGAAGGAGAGCTAAAGTCCATTATAAAACAGATGATATATATATTAATAGCACTTTTAGGAGCAAATTTAGGATTTTCTTTTATTAAGTTAATTCAAAGGAGTAGTGAAATATGGCTAAAGTAA
- a CDS encoding cation:proton antiporter, whose protein sequence is MHELYYIAIIILSGIIMARVVSILKLPHVTGYLLAGVLIGPSIFNLVPKEVSSSLEIISEAALGFIAYSIGSEINFQQLKKVGKSLITITFFEALCPVILVTLTMVFIFKQSLAFSMVIGAIASATAPAATIMIIRQYRAKGPVVDTLLPVVAMDDGVAIVAFGIAITIAKSLMNVGGEFSIISAIFMPIWEIILALGIGFIIGIILCYVIPKIKGEDELLCMVIASVFAAIGLATLLNVSTLLVCMMIGVTVSNLARNSTKALHIVNRITPPIFISFFTLAGIDLDLGVLRYAGLMGIAYVLVRVIGKIVGASIGARLTNSDKMVQKYLGFALVPQAGVAIGLSMIAQTVMPEFGSTIRTVILASTVIYELVGPVIAKTALVKAGEINLSEAY, encoded by the coding sequence ATGCATGAATTGTATTATATAGCAATTATTATTTTATCTGGCATCATAATGGCAAGAGTAGTATCTATACTAAAACTTCCCCATGTTACTGGATACTTATTAGCTGGGGTATTGATTGGACCTTCAATTTTCAATTTGGTACCCAAAGAAGTTAGTAGTAGTTTGGAAATCATATCAGAAGCTGCCCTAGGATTTATTGCTTATAGTATAGGGAGTGAAATAAATTTTCAACAATTAAAAAAAGTAGGAAAATCATTAATAACCATAACATTTTTTGAGGCTTTATGTCCAGTAATTTTAGTTACACTAACCATGGTATTTATATTTAAACAGTCTCTTGCATTTTCAATGGTAATTGGAGCGATTGCTTCAGCCACTGCCCCAGCTGCAACAATTATGATTATTAGGCAGTATAGGGCTAAGGGACCAGTGGTAGATACTCTCCTTCCAGTTGTTGCCATGGATGATGGGGTAGCCATAGTAGCATTTGGTATTGCGATTACAATAGCTAAATCTTTAATGAATGTTGGGGGAGAATTTTCAATTATAAGTGCTATATTTATGCCAATATGGGAAATTATACTTGCATTGGGAATTGGATTTATTATAGGTATTATATTATGTTATGTAATTCCTAAGATTAAAGGTGAAGATGAACTATTATGTATGGTTATAGCAAGTGTCTTTGCTGCCATAGGACTTGCCACATTACTAAATGTTTCTACACTTTTAGTTTGTATGATGATAGGTGTTACTGTTTCTAACTTAGCTCGTAACAGTACTAAGGCCTTGCATATTGTCAATAGAATAACACCACCTATATTTATATCATTCTTTACACTAGCAGGAATAGATCTAGATTTAGGGGTACTTAGATACGCAGGACTTATGGGGATTGCATATGTATTAGTAAGAGTTATAGGAAAAATAGTAGGAGCATCAATTGGTGCTAGATTAACTAATTCAGATAAGATGGTACAAAAATACTTAGGTTTTGCTTTAGTACCACAGGCTGGAGTTGCTATTGGATTATCTATGATAGCGCAGACAGTAATGCCTGAATTTGGATCAACCATAAGAACAGTAATATTAGCCTCAACAGTAATATATGAATTAGTTGGACCTGTTATAGCTAAAACTGCTTTAGTAAAAGCGGGGGAAATAAATTTAAGTGAAGCTTACTAA
- a CDS encoding small, acid-soluble spore protein, alpha/beta type, translating into MVKPIDRNASIALDQMKAEIANELDADLTNKETVDGTMTVNLVERAERKLNNKEE; encoded by the coding sequence ATGGTAAAACCAATAGATAGAAATGCTAGTATAGCTTTAGACCAAATGAAAGCAGAAATTGCTAATGAATTAGATGCTGATTTAACTAATAAAGAAACTGTAGATGGTACTATGACTGTAAATCTAGTTGAAAGAGCTGAAAGAAAACTTAATAATAAGGAAGAATAG
- a CDS encoding MBL fold metallo-hydrolase: MKNFKKIITFIFAIIVIISLTACEDIMDTNSEVSMGEVLEVHFIDVGQADSIFIKKGEEAMLIDAGDNKDGKTVVDYIKKQNVSKLNYVIGTHPHADHIGGLDDVIDNFPIDKIIMPNAIANTKTFEDVLDSIDKKGLKITKPKVGDRYDLDGAEFIVLAPNGEDYASLNDYSVVVKLINGETSFLFTGDAEALSENEILKNNRNLLKSDVLKVGHHGSVTSTSQDFLEAVNPYVAVISSETGNSYGHPHKEIIERLTEKNIDICRTDLQGTIIIKSNGKGLEFNDKEIVLNNSSPVNKPDVIISHVDKIEEIVTIKNNSKDEINLEGWKLLSVTGNQEYIFPKYVLKGAEVVTVTSGDKEGDLNWGSNNIWNNTKSDPAVLYDESGKEIFRFND; this comes from the coding sequence ATGAAAAATTTCAAAAAAATAATTACATTTATATTTGCAATAATTGTAATTATTTCATTAACAGCCTGTGAAGATATTATGGATACTAATTCAGAGGTCAGTATGGGTGAAGTTTTAGAGGTACATTTTATTGATGTAGGTCAGGCAGACTCTATTTTTATTAAAAAAGGAGAGGAAGCCATGTTAATTGATGCTGGTGACAATAAAGATGGAAAAACAGTTGTAGATTATATTAAAAAGCAAAATGTAAGTAAACTAAATTATGTAATAGGCACCCATCCCCATGCAGACCATATAGGTGGATTAGATGATGTGATTGATAACTTCCCTATTGATAAAATAATTATGCCAAATGCCATCGCTAATACAAAAACCTTTGAAGATGTATTAGATAGTATAGATAAAAAGGGATTAAAGATTACAAAGCCAAAAGTTGGAGATAGATATGATTTAGATGGTGCAGAATTTATTGTCCTTGCACCTAATGGAGAGGATTATGCAAGTTTAAATGATTATTCAGTTGTAGTAAAGTTAATAAATGGAGAGACTTCTTTTCTATTTACAGGAGATGCAGAAGCATTATCAGAAAATGAAATATTAAAAAACAATAGAAATCTATTAAAATCAGATGTACTTAAAGTTGGACATCATGGTAGTGTAACATCAACATCACAAGATTTTTTAGAAGCAGTTAATCCTTATGTTGCAGTAATATCTTCAGAAACTGGAAATAGTTATGGACATCCTCATAAGGAAATAATAGAAAGACTAACAGAAAAGAATATAGATATATGTAGAACAGATTTACAAGGGACAATAATAATTAAAAGTAATGGAAAGGGTTTAGAGTTCAATGATAAGGAAATAGTTCTTAATAACAGTTCTCCTGTTAATAAGCCAGATGTAATAATAAGTCATGTTGATAAAATAGAAGAAATAGTAACTATAAAGAATAATTCAAAGGATGAGATTAATCTAGAAGGATGGAAGCTTCTTTCTGTAACAGGTAATCAAGAATATATATTTCCTAAGTATGTCCTAAAGGGGGCAGAAGTAGTTACAGTAACCAGTGGAGATAAGGAAGGAGATTTAAATTGGGGAAGTAATAATATATGGAACAATACAAAGAGTGATCCTGCTGTACTTTATGATGAGTCTGGTAAAGAAATATTTAGATTTAATGACTAG
- a CDS encoding DUF3006 domain-containing protein — MKFTIDRFEEDFAIVELENKDTIEIPRIIIPEEAREGDIISITIEKAETDERKERIRGKFDRLFCGE; from the coding sequence ATGAAATTTACTATTGATAGGTTTGAAGAAGATTTTGCAATAGTTGAACTGGAAAATAAAGATACAATAGAAATCCCAAGAATTATAATTCCAGAAGAAGCTAGGGAAGGAGATATTATAAGTATTACCATAGAAAAAGCTGAAACTGATGAGAGAAAAGAGAGAATACGAGGAAAGTTTGATAGGCTATTTTGCGGAGAGTAA
- a CDS encoding Tm-1-like ATP-binding domain-containing protein encodes MKTIAIAGTFDSKGKEFSYVKNVLEGLGLKTLTIHCGVFEPMFETDISNEEVAKEVGADIKEIAAKKDRALGTEILSKGMEKLIPRLYAEGKFHGIISLGGTGGTSLVTPGMRALPIGVPKVMVSTVASGNTQQYVGTSDIMMYPSIVDVSGLNSISTKIFTNAAFAIAGMVNFEHRQKIDKKPLIAATMFGVTTPCVDMAREYLEKEGYEVLVFHATGTGGRTMERLIEDGFFDGVLDLTTTEWCDELVGGVLAAGPHRLEAAGRNKIPQVVSLGALDMVNFGPMDTVPKEFDGRNFYKHNPTVTLMRTTIDENKRLGEIISEKLNDTNGFTTLMIPLKGVSMIDAEGQPFYGPKEDKMLFDTIRSNIDKDKIELIELDFNINDREFAEAAAKKLIELMKNNK; translated from the coding sequence ATGAAAACTATTGCAATTGCAGGAACTTTTGACTCTAAAGGTAAAGAGTTTTCTTATGTAAAGAATGTTTTAGAAGGATTAGGCTTAAAAACCCTTACAATACATTGTGGCGTATTTGAGCCTATGTTTGAAACAGATATATCTAATGAAGAAGTTGCAAAAGAAGTAGGAGCAGATATTAAAGAGATTGCAGCTAAAAAAGATAGGGCATTAGGAACTGAAATTCTATCAAAGGGAATGGAGAAATTAATTCCTAGACTATATGCAGAGGGAAAATTTCATGGAATAATTTCTCTTGGAGGAACTGGAGGGACATCTTTAGTAACTCCCGGTATGAGAGCGTTGCCAATAGGAGTACCTAAAGTCATGGTGTCTACAGTTGCATCAGGTAATACTCAGCAATATGTTGGAACTAGCGATATTATGATGTATCCTTCAATTGTTGATGTATCGGGATTAAACTCAATTTCCACTAAGATATTTACAAATGCTGCTTTTGCAATAGCAGGGATGGTAAATTTTGAACATAGGCAAAAGATTGATAAAAAGCCTTTAATTGCAGCTACTATGTTTGGAGTAACTACTCCTTGTGTAGATATGGCTAGAGAATATTTAGAAAAAGAGGGATATGAAGTACTAGTATTCCATGCAACAGGCACAGGTGGAAGGACTATGGAAAGACTTATAGAGGATGGATTCTTTGATGGAGTACTTGATTTAACTACAACGGAGTGGTGTGATGAATTAGTGGGAGGAGTTTTAGCTGCCGGACCTCATAGATTGGAAGCGGCAGGAAGGAATAAAATCCCACAGGTGGTCTCTCTTGGGGCATTGGACATGGTAAACTTTGGACCTATGGATACTGTTCCTAAAGAATTCGATGGAAGAAACTTTTATAAACATAATCCTACTGTAACCTTGATGCGTACTACTATAGATGAAAATAAGAGATTAGGAGAAATAATCTCTGAAAAGCTAAATGATACAAATGGCTTCACAACCTTAATGATTCCTCTTAAAGGAGTATCTATGATTGATGCAGAAGGGCAGCCTTTCTATGGACCAAAAGAAGATAAGATGTTATTTGATACCATAAGAAGCAATATTGATAAAGATAAAATAGAATTAATTGAATTAGATTTTAATATTAATGATAGAGAATTTGCAGAAGCAGCAGCTAAGAAGCTAATAGAACTAATGAAGAATAACAAATAA
- a CDS encoding phosphoenolpyruvate hydrolase family protein, giving the protein MSRIEILKKLKDEVTKGNIILGAGAGTGISAKSGEAGGVDLIIIYNSGRYRMAGRGSLAGLLSYGDANQIVVDMGNEVLPVVKETPVLAGVCGTDPFRIMDVFLKQLKEQGFAGVQNFPTVGLIDGVFRQNLEETGMGYDLEVDMIRKAHELDLLTTPYVFDTKQAKKMAEAGADILVAHMGLTTKGTIGAKTALNLDDAVKKVQEICDAGKSVNPDVMILCHGGPIAEPEDAAYVLQRTKGVDGFFGASSIERFATEVGIKKQAEMFKEIKK; this is encoded by the coding sequence ATGTCTAGAATTGAGATACTGAAGAAATTAAAAGATGAGGTAACAAAGGGAAATATTATTTTGGGGGCAGGAGCAGGTACAGGTATATCTGCAAAAAGTGGAGAAGCTGGCGGAGTAGATTTAATTATTATATATAATTCAGGCAGATATAGAATGGCGGGGCGTGGCTCGCTGGCAGGGCTTCTTTCCTATGGAGATGCAAATCAAATTGTAGTGGATATGGGAAATGAAGTTTTACCTGTAGTTAAAGAGACTCCTGTCCTTGCTGGAGTTTGTGGTACTGACCCTTTCCGTATTATGGATGTATTTTTAAAACAATTAAAGGAACAGGGATTTGCAGGAGTTCAAAACTTTCCAACTGTAGGACTAATAGATGGAGTATTTAGACAAAACTTAGAAGAAACAGGTATGGGATATGACCTTGAAGTAGATATGATAAGAAAGGCTCATGAATTAGATTTATTAACTACACCATATGTATTTGATACTAAACAAGCTAAGAAAATGGCAGAGGCAGGAGCAGATATTTTAGTGGCTCATATGGGTCTTACAACAAAGGGAACAATTGGAGCAAAAACAGCTCTAAACTTAGATGATGCAGTAAAGAAAGTGCAGGAGATTTGCGATGCAGGTAAATCTGTAAATCCTGATGTTATGATACTTTGCCATGGAGGACCTATTGCTGAACCAGAGGATGCAGCCTATGTTCTTCAAAGGACTAAAGGTGTAGATGGTTTCTTTGGTGCATCTAGTATTGAACGTTTTGCTACTGAAGTAGGTATTAAAAAACAAGCAGAAATGTTTAAGGAAATTAAGAAATAA